One Vespula pensylvanica isolate Volc-1 chromosome 3, ASM1446617v1, whole genome shotgun sequence DNA window includes the following coding sequences:
- the LOC122627715 gene encoding probable tubulin polyglutamylase TTLL9 produces the protein MASLLAVQPVMMQGRNSFELYGYDVILDESLTPWLLEVNASPSLSATDTEDYRLKFDLIDDVLNIIDLERRFTGRETRIGGFDLIWFNDGPVWTTTMSSPICGQNRYFVKKLNVFLGARNDRIKQLYRLHEVLEEMKKSKENFEIENILCENL, from the coding sequence ATGGCGAGTTTGCTAGCCGTGCAACCGGTGATGATGCAAGGTAGGAACTCGTTCGAGCTCTACGGTTACGACGTGATCCTCGACGAGAGTCTGACACCGTGGCTTCTCGAGGTGAACGCCTCGCCCTCTTTAAGTGCCACCGACACCGAGGATTATCGTCTCAAGTTCGATCTCATCGACGATGTCCTCAACATCATCGATCTCGAACGTCGTTTTACAGGCAGAGAAACCAGGATCGGTGGCTTTGATTTGATCTGGTTTAACGACGGACCAGTATGGACGACTACTATGAGTTCTCCCATTTGTGGacaaaatcgatatttcgtcAAAAAATTAAACGTATTTTTGGGAGCCAGAAATGATCGTATTAAACAATTATACCGATTGCACGAAGTCTtggaggaaatgaaaaaaagtaaagaaaatttcgaaatagaaaatattctttgtgaaaatctttaa